The genomic DNA CCGAATGGATTGTCCTTTTTCAATGGGCGTTATCACTTCTTCTATCAGTGGAATCCCCTTGAAGAAAGTCACGGAGCGAAATTTTGGGGGCACTATTCCTCAGAGGACCTTACTGCATGGAGACATGAACCAATCGCCCTCGTACCGAGTGAATGGTACGAGAGGAATGGCTGCTACTCTGGTTCGGCAGTCGTTTCGGATGATCATCTGTACTTGTTCTATACAGGAAACGTGAAGAACGATTCAGGAGAAAGGGAAACGTATCAATGTCTCGCCGTCTCGGAAGACGGGGTGCATTTTGAGAAAAAAGGTCCGATCATCACCCTGCCTGAAGGCTTCACCGCCCATTTCAGGGATCCGAAGGTATGGAAGAGGGGAGCCACCTGGCATATGGTAATCGGCGCACAGACGTTGGAAGGGTGCGGAGCGGTCGTCTTGTATACATCAGACGATCTTTATCACTGGACTTATAGGGGGATCATCGCAGGTGCTGGAAGGAGCGGTCTGGGTGATTTTGGATATATGTGGGAATGCCCTGACCTGTTGGAGTTTGAAGAAGGAGATGTCTTATTGATCTCTCCTCAAGGGATCGAACCTGAGGAAGATCGGTATCAGAATCTCTTTCAATCCGGCTATATGATGGGTTCGCTGGATGTTGACTCATCCCGATTCTCACATGGCGATTTTTCAGAGCTTGATAAGGGCTTTGACTTCTATGCTCCCCAGACGATGACAGACGAAGCGGGGAGGCGGATCCTGGTGGCCTGGATGGGGATGACGGACTCTCAGGAGCCATATCATCCCACCCTTGATTACCGCTGGATCCACGCGTTAACCATTCCAAGGGAACTGGAACTCAAGGACGGCGTGTTACTCCAACGACCGGTCAAGGAACTGAAAAAGCTAAGGGCAGGTGCATTCAACGTCCGCTCAAAAAAACTCCTTGCCGGTGAAAGGTGGGACTTTGACGGGATGGGAGTTGAGAGCAAGGAGCTCATCCTAAATGTTCTGGAGGCAGGCTCTTTCTCTATTCGCATCAGGAATGAAGCTGAGATCCACTATGATTGCCAGAAAGGCAGGGTTACCTTGACTCGGCATCGCCTCGATGACGGGTCTGTAGAGAGAAGGAGGGTGGACGTGAGTCACGTCCATCAACTTCATCTCTTCCTGGACCACTCTTCCCTGGAACTGTTCTTGAACGACGGGGAGCATGTGTTCACCGCGCGCTATTTTCCCGATGTGTCGGACGACTCCATTGTCCTTCTTCCGAAACAAAACGTCATGTTTTCAGTGGAGGCGTATTCCTTAACATCGACTTTGAACGTCCATTCCTGATAAAAGGTGGACGTTTTTTTGTGTAGGAAAAGGTTTGGTGAGCGGGAATATGGGGTAAAGGACATTTCGGGAAAAAGAAAGACCGTACCAGTGGATCGGCACGGTCTGCATTGCTTTGCTTTCTTACAAGAAAAGGTCGATTACATAATAGATCAGGGCTGCCAGCGTAGCAGAAATCGGAAGGGTAATGACCCAGGTGATGAGCATGCGCTGTGCTGTTCCCCATTTGACTCCTCTCAATCGGTGGGCAGAACCGACACCAAGGATAGAGGAGGAAATGACGTGTGTCGTGCTGACAGGAAGGTGGATCGCTGTCGCACCGAAGATGACGGCCGCACCTGTAAGGTCCGCTGCCACTCCATTGACCGGGCGGATCTTCATGATTCCTGCACCGACCGTTTTGATGATCTTCCATCCACCGATGGAAGTCCCGAGCCCCATGGCCGTTGCACAGGCAAGCTGTACCCACGTCTGGATGTCGTCGGAGGTTTGATAGTTATTGACAATCAAGGCCATGGTGATGATCCCCATCGCCTTTTGCGCATCATTGGTACCGTGCGTAAACGATTGGAGGGCAGCCGTAGCGATCTGGATGCTTCGGAAGTTCCGGTTCGTCTTGGCGAGGTTCCGGTTTTTAAATACAACCTTGAAGATGCTGTAGATGATGAAACCGACCACGAAAGCAAGGATTGGCGATAGAATAAGCGCTTCGACGATTTTGATGAAGCCTGTATAATTCAGTGATGATAATCCGGCTGCAGCAATCGCTGCACCTGCGATTGAACCGATCAGGGCATGTGAGGAGCTGCTCGGGATTCCGAAATACCATGTCACAAGGTTCCAGATGATGGCGGCAATCAAAGCCGCCAGGATGACAATCGTCCCGTTTTCAAGTGCAAAGGGGTCGACGATATCCTTTGTGATCGTTTTGGCCACACCGGTGAAGGTCATGGCCCCGATGAAGTTCATGCTTGCCGCCAGGATGATGGCGTGTCTTGGCTTCAATGCCTTGGTCGATACGGAAGTAGCAATCGCATTCGCTGTGTCATGGAATCCATTGATGAAATCGAATGCAAGGGCAAAGAAGACGATCAAGACGGTCAGAATTAATACTGTATCCATATTGAACTAAGCTCCTTACGCATTTTTCATGATAATGGTTTCGAATGTGTTTGCTACGTTCTGACAATAATCCGCTACAAGTTCAAGTTCTTCGTATATTTCTTTGTATTGAATGATACGGATCGGGTCTTTCTCTGTATTGAATAGATGTTTGATAGACTGACGAAGGATTCCGTCACATTTAGATTCAAGGTCTTTGATTTTGATTGCAGATTCACGCACCTTGATCCATTTCTTTGTGGAAAGGAGCTCAACGGCTTCTTCAATTTCATTTGAACATTGACGGATGGCTTCCACGAACTGCAGCATGAACTCATCTGCCTTCGTAATCGAGTACATTTCAAACATGGCCGCAGTATGCTCGAGACCGTCCAATACATCATCCATGCTCATGGACAGGGCAAGGATGTCTTCCCGTTCGATCGGTGTGATGAACACTTTGTTCAAGTCGAGGATGACTTCGTGCACATAGTTATCGCCTTTTGTTTCATAATCCTTCATGGTTGTAGAGAATTCTTTCAGGTCACTGACATTGTTCAATTTATAATCAGCGAAATAATGAGCACTCTCTTTCAGATTTTCTGCGATGTTGCTCAAAATCGTACCGAATTTATCCTTCTTTTTGAAAACCATATATTTTCAAACCTCCAACATTTCGAATATGGAATTAATAAACCTTCATAATGATATCGCAAATTGTCGAAAATATGTAGAATTTTGATCGAAAATTTACATTAACTTAACATAAGAACGGTTTCTTTTTTAATAGTATCTTCGAACACAGGTATTTCATCCTGGTTCACCAATGAAAAAAAGGCCGATTTTCCTAGGACCGGCCCCGTCATCTTCATTTCTTTTCTTCTGTTTTCTCATCCTCCATGATCCCCTGGGTCGCCTTCTTGAATTCCCTCAGTGTGACCCCGACGGCTTTCCCGAGTTCAGGAAGCTTGCTGGGACCAAAAAACAATAAAGCCACAAATACAATCAATGCAATTTCTCCAAATCCAAGATTCATACTCAGACCTCTTTCCTTCATGTAAATGAGTGGCGTTGCTTCTTATATCGTACTTCTTTTTTTGTGGAAATCAAGTGGGGCTCTGCTTTTTTCTGTGAATTATATAGGTAATTGGAATAATATTCTGAATATGGGGTATGAGGATATTAGTTCCTTGATAGAAACTAGCAAAAAAGTAATAGGAAGAAAACAAAAAACAATCCGAATTTCCTATATAAGACAAAAATGGTTTTTGTAATAATGAGGAAGGAAAATAGTAGGAACAAGAATATGTACATAAAATGCCAAGGGAGGAGTGTCATCATGGAGATCAAAGTAGAATATTCAAGTGTGGAGTCCCAAATATCGAATGTAAAGGGATCACTTCAGGGCCTGAAGGCGAAAAGCGAGGGGTCCATTGAAGGGAACGTCCTCGATACAGCCGATAAGCTGAATGAACTGGCCTCAAAGCTCGACACCATTCTCGCTTCCTATAAAAGTGTGTTGGAAAAAAACCTTGAAAGCACAAGGCAAGCCGTGGAATCCATGCGGGAAGCCGATGCCACCATCGCCGGCGGAATGCAACGCAAATAACCAATGAATGTGAGAGATGAGAGATGAAAACATTAAAAGTCCAATCACTTCAGGAAGGGATTTCCCGAAGCAAGTCCATGCTCGATACCCTTGATGGAGAAATCCAATCTCTTAAACAATCGATTA from Rossellomorea marisflavi includes the following:
- a CDS encoding inorganic phosphate transporter, producing MDTVLILTVLIVFFALAFDFINGFHDTANAIATSVSTKALKPRHAIILAASMNFIGAMTFTGVAKTITKDIVDPFALENGTIVILAALIAAIIWNLVTWYFGIPSSSSHALIGSIAGAAIAAAGLSSLNYTGFIKIVEALILSPILAFVVGFIIYSIFKVVFKNRNLAKTNRNFRSIQIATAALQSFTHGTNDAQKAMGIITMALIVNNYQTSDDIQTWVQLACATAMGLGTSIGGWKIIKTVGAGIMKIRPVNGVAADLTGAAVIFGATAIHLPVSTTHVISSSILGVGSAHRLRGVKWGTAQRMLITWVITLPISATLAALIYYVIDLFL
- a CDS encoding twin-arginine translocase TatA/TatE family subunit, with the translated sequence MNLGFGEIALIVFVALLFFGPSKLPELGKAVGVTLREFKKATQGIMEDEKTEEKK
- a CDS encoding DUF47 domain-containing protein, with protein sequence MVFKKKDKFGTILSNIAENLKESAHYFADYKLNNVSDLKEFSTTMKDYETKGDNYVHEVILDLNKVFITPIEREDILALSMSMDDVLDGLEHTAAMFEMYSITKADEFMLQFVEAIRQCSNEIEEAVELLSTKKWIKVRESAIKIKDLESKCDGILRQSIKHLFNTEKDPIRIIQYKEIYEELELVADYCQNVANTFETIIMKNA
- a CDS encoding sucrose-6-phosphate hydrolase, with the protein product MNENEKRLLTAVEERIQSFQQKAEADPYRLTYHLMPTIGLLNDPNGLSFFNGRYHFFYQWNPLEESHGAKFWGHYSSEDLTAWRHEPIALVPSEWYERNGCYSGSAVVSDDHLYLFYTGNVKNDSGERETYQCLAVSEDGVHFEKKGPIITLPEGFTAHFRDPKVWKRGATWHMVIGAQTLEGCGAVVLYTSDDLYHWTYRGIIAGAGRSGLGDFGYMWECPDLLEFEEGDVLLISPQGIEPEEDRYQNLFQSGYMMGSLDVDSSRFSHGDFSELDKGFDFYAPQTMTDEAGRRILVAWMGMTDSQEPYHPTLDYRWIHALTIPRELELKDGVLLQRPVKELKKLRAGAFNVRSKKLLAGERWDFDGMGVESKELILNVLEAGSFSIRIRNEAEIHYDCQKGRVTLTRHRLDDGSVERRRVDVSHVHQLHLFLDHSSLELFLNDGEHVFTARYFPDVSDDSIVLLPKQNVMFSVEAYSLTSTLNVHS
- a CDS encoding YwqI/YxiC family protein, with product MEIKVEYSSVESQISNVKGSLQGLKAKSEGSIEGNVLDTADKLNELASKLDTILASYKSVLEKNLESTRQAVESMREADATIAGGMQRK